A window of the Streptomyces griseochromogenes genome harbors these coding sequences:
- a CDS encoding PLP-dependent cysteine synthase family protein: MHSLTTSDFTPAGSTLQGLVGNTAVLHVSQPFTPPDRGFWAKLEGFNPGGIKDRPALHMVERVRARGELQPGRPIIESTSGTLGLGLALAGMVHGHPVTLVTDPGLEPSMNRLLAAYGATVDMVSEPHPTGGWQQARLDRVAELLAQQPGAWCPDQYNNPDNVASYTPLALELAAQLGHIDVLVCSVGTGGHSAGISRVLRQLYPGMRLVGVDTVGSTIFGQPARPRLMRGLGSSIYPRNVAYGHFSEVHWVAPGESVWACRQLAASHYATGGWSVGAVALVAGWLARETPHSTRVVAIFPDGPQRYLETVYNDQFCAEHGLLGVTPAAEPDVIGRPDEKEVTRWTRCTAVSDPLSLTAEPVGVEGGEK, from the coding sequence ATGCACTCCTTGACCACGAGCGACTTCACCCCGGCCGGCTCCACCCTCCAAGGGCTGGTCGGCAACACCGCCGTCCTGCATGTGTCCCAGCCCTTCACCCCGCCCGACCGAGGCTTCTGGGCCAAGCTCGAGGGCTTCAACCCTGGCGGCATCAAGGACCGTCCCGCCCTGCACATGGTCGAACGCGTCCGCGCCCGAGGTGAGTTGCAGCCTGGACGTCCGATCATCGAGTCGACCAGCGGCACGCTGGGACTCGGCCTCGCTCTGGCCGGGATGGTCCACGGCCACCCCGTCACCCTTGTCACCGACCCCGGCCTGGAACCGTCGATGAACCGGTTGCTGGCCGCCTACGGCGCGACCGTCGACATGGTGTCCGAGCCGCATCCGACCGGAGGCTGGCAGCAGGCCCGCCTCGACCGCGTGGCCGAGCTGCTGGCCCAGCAGCCCGGCGCCTGGTGCCCTGACCAGTACAACAACCCCGACAACGTCGCCTCCTACACTCCACTCGCCCTCGAACTCGCTGCCCAGCTGGGGCACATCGACGTGCTGGTCTGCAGCGTCGGTACAGGAGGGCATTCGGCCGGCATCTCGCGCGTGCTGCGGCAGCTGTATCCCGGGATGCGCCTGGTGGGGGTGGACACCGTCGGCTCGACCATCTTCGGCCAGCCCGCCCGGCCCCGTCTCATGCGCGGACTCGGCTCCAGCATCTACCCGCGCAACGTCGCCTACGGGCACTTCAGCGAGGTGCACTGGGTCGCTCCGGGCGAATCTGTGTGGGCGTGTCGGCAGTTGGCGGCCTCTCACTACGCGACGGGCGGCTGGAGCGTGGGCGCCGTCGCGCTGGTGGCGGGCTGGCTCGCCCGCGAGACTCCGCACAGCACCAGGGTCGTGGCGATCTTCCCGGACGGGCCCCAACGGTACCTGGAGACCGTCTACAACGATCAGTTCTGCGCCGAGCACGGGCTGTTGGGAGTGACACCGGCAGCCGAACCGGATGTCATCGGCCGTCCCGATGAGAAGGAGGTCACCCGCTGGACCCGCTGTACGGCAGTGAGCGACCCCCTCTCCCTCACGGCAGAACCGGTCGGCGTGGAGGGCGGCGAGAAGTGA
- a CDS encoding MFS transporter, whose product MKAMLTQIRSYERSVQLLLVNQFTINLGFYMLMPYLAQHLSGALGLAGWLVGLILGVRNFSQQGMFLIGGTLADRLGYKPLIVAGCILRTVGFAALGLVDSVPALLAASAVAGFAGALFNPAVRAYVATDAGERRVEAFALFNVFYQAGILLGPLVGMVLTGLDFRITCLVAAAVFALLSLVQIRSLPARRADHATHAGAADRESVLVQWRGVVRNRAFLLFATAMIGSYVLSFQVYLALPLEVRRLGGQGEFGTAAVALLFGASGLATIFGQTRVTAWCRARLAPGQALAWGLLSMGLAFVPLLAATAVGVPDEGIGRRLLAAVPPTLAALLLALGTMIAYPFEMDTIVQLSGDRLVATHYGLYNTICGIGITLGNLLTGAALDAARSAGMSALPWLALLVLGVACAGSLYGLHRAGHLTSTTAEPEPAVA is encoded by the coding sequence GTGAAGGCGATGCTCACGCAGATCCGCTCCTACGAGCGCAGCGTCCAACTCCTCCTGGTGAACCAGTTCACCATCAACCTCGGCTTCTACATGCTGATGCCGTACCTGGCCCAGCACCTGTCCGGAGCTCTCGGTCTGGCAGGCTGGCTCGTCGGACTGATCCTGGGCGTACGGAACTTCAGCCAGCAGGGCATGTTCCTGATCGGTGGCACGCTGGCCGACCGACTCGGCTACAAGCCGCTGATCGTCGCCGGATGCATCCTGCGCACCGTCGGCTTCGCCGCCCTCGGACTGGTCGACTCCGTCCCGGCACTGCTCGCGGCCTCGGCAGTCGCCGGATTCGCCGGGGCGCTGTTCAACCCGGCCGTGCGTGCCTATGTCGCCACCGACGCCGGGGAGCGCAGGGTAGAGGCGTTCGCGCTCTTCAACGTCTTCTACCAGGCGGGCATCCTGCTCGGGCCGCTGGTGGGAATGGTGTTGACCGGCCTCGACTTCCGCATCACCTGCCTTGTCGCGGCGGCGGTCTTCGCGCTGCTCAGCCTCGTACAGATCCGGTCACTGCCGGCTCGAAGGGCAGACCACGCCACGCACGCCGGTGCCGCCGACCGGGAGAGCGTGCTGGTGCAGTGGCGGGGCGTCGTGCGCAATCGTGCGTTCCTGCTCTTCGCCACGGCCATGATCGGCTCGTACGTCCTGTCCTTCCAGGTCTATCTCGCCCTGCCATTGGAAGTACGGCGGCTCGGCGGCCAGGGGGAGTTCGGGACGGCGGCCGTGGCGCTGTTGTTCGGCGCGTCCGGGCTGGCGACGATCTTCGGCCAGACCCGGGTGACGGCGTGGTGCAGGGCGCGGCTGGCACCCGGACAGGCTCTGGCCTGGGGGCTGCTGAGCATGGGCCTCGCCTTCGTACCGCTGCTCGCGGCCACGGCCGTAGGCGTTCCGGACGAGGGAATCGGGCGCCGGCTGCTCGCCGCCGTACCGCCGACACTGGCCGCGCTGCTGCTGGCGCTGGGGACGATGATCGCGTACCCGTTCGAGATGGACACGATCGTCCAACTCTCCGGTGACCGTCTCGTGGCCACGCACTACGGGCTGTACAACACCATCTGCGGCATCGGCATCACGCTGGGCAATCTGCTCACCGGAGCCGCTCTCGACGCGGCACGCTCGGCCGGCATGTCCGCGCTGCCGTGGCTGGCGCTGCTCGTGCTCGGAGTGGCCTGTGCCGGATCCCTCTACGGACTGCATCGAGCCGGTCACCTGACCTCCACGACCGCTGAACCCGAGCCCGCCGTGGCCTGA